In one Bactrocera tryoni isolate S06 chromosome 5, CSIRO_BtryS06_freeze2, whole genome shotgun sequence genomic region, the following are encoded:
- the LOC120778751 gene encoding uncharacterized protein LOC120778751, with product MGTRVPPPCPTPLHCDQATMAGLPQLITDLQRLSEDQESADLVFICGREEERIYAHRILLMARCKSFKTAKRGEICRIPGCSVSPAAPGTPTPVRLPHVNPDVFRQFIVYVYTAKIMLQDSRVFEMMTLAQDMGVEELRAACEDHVISTLSVDNACTFLTSVMEIHEKAGAKCAASFMERCIIYIGENASECAKTNAFLNLTKDALVKLISSDYFCLEEEDVWRCVLAWAKNQAGVTQPTAHWTEEERARVCQHLSGVMCHVRLLLIDSQVFAEEVEPTGAVPMELSLERYRYAALHSNKGGGGVGGGQMLPSIPGMTEDDKRLQPRLTVNMFPGSQLLRNDKLHLQSVLNGWYGMPKQSWRLVFRASTHGYSSSAFHRYCDGVAPCFVIGIGSRGELSGGYTDVAWAKTSRKGGYIHSERAFLFALNPAGGDPPVKFDIIKKPYAICYHPDCGPIFGAGADLLIANNCNTNMDSYSNLPHSYDGPNAAYLTLFGDYNFTVVDYEVYTLVTNTTAAGGVGGSSTGNNGNNSVSGNNASNNNNNNTSYSNTGNNNNNGNLSANVVGGGNAAGVGGNSSGSGGAASGGLHKPKYERY from the exons ATGGGCACACGTGTTCCACCACCTTGCCCCACACCATTACACTGCGATCAGGCTACTATGGCTGGCCTGCCACAGCTCATCACCGACTTGCAACGTCTGTCCGAGGATCAGGAGAGCGCCGATTTGGTATTCATTTGCGGACGTGAGGAGGAACGTATTTATGCTCATCGCATATTGTTGATGGCACG CTGCAAGAGCTTTAAAACGGCTAAGCGCGGCGAAATCTGTCGCATACCCGGCTGTTCTGTGTCACCAGCAGCGCCCGGTACACCCACGCCTGTGCGACTGCCGCATGTCAATCCGGATGTATTCCGCCAATTCATCGTGTATGTCTACACAGCGAAG ATTATGCTGCAAGATTCACGAGTTTTCGAGATGATGACACTCGCGCAAGATATGGGCGTGGAAGAATTGCGTGCGGCATGTGAAGATCATGTAATTTCAACATTGTCAGTAGACAATGCATGCACATTTCTCACTTCCGTCATGGAGATACACGAAAAAGCAG GAGCAAAATGCGCCGCTTCCTTTATGGAACGCTGCATTATCTACATTGGCGAGAATGCCAGTGAGTGTGCTAAGACTAATGCTTTTCTCAACTTAACCAAGGATGCATTAGTAAAACTAATATCTTCTGATTAT TTTTGCCTCGAAGAGGAGGATGTTTGGCGTTGTGTGCTCGCCTGGGCTAAGAATCAAGCTGGTGTCACACAACCTACCGCACATTGGACGGAAGAGGAACGTGCGCGCGTTTGCCAGCATCTATCTGGTGTAATGTGTCACGTGCGTTTGTTGCTAATCGATAGTCAAGTATTTGCCGAAGAGGTAGAACCCACCGGTGCTGTGCCTATGGAATTGTCGTTGGAACGTTATCGTTATGCAGCTTTACACTCGAATAAGGGAGGTGGTGGTGTCGGTGGTGGACAAATGTTGCCCTCCATACCGGGCATGACCGAAGATGATAAACGATTACAGCCGCGCTTGACAGTCAACATGTTTCCCGGTTCGCAGTTGTTGCGCAATGATAAATTACATTTACAAAGTGTGCTAAATGGATG gtatggtATGCCCAAACAATCATGGCGTTTGGTATTCCGCGCATCAACGCATGGTTATTCTTCAAGCGCTTTTCATCGCTACTGTGATGGCGTAGCACCCTGTTTCGTTATTGGCATT GGCTCACGTGGTGAACTAAGTGGTGGCTACACTGATGTTGCTTGGGCTAAAACGAGTCGTAAAGGCGGTTACATACATTCTGAGCGCGCTTTTCTATTCGCGCTTAATCCCGCTGGCGGTGATCCACCGGTGAAGTTCGATATTATCAAAAAACCCTATGCAATCTGCTATCATCCTGA TTGCGGTCCAATTTTTGGTGCTGGCGCCGATTTACTTATTGCCAACAATTGTAATACTAATATGGATTCCTATTCAAATTTGCCGCACTCATATGATGGTCCAAATGCCGCCTATTTGACACTCTTTGGTGATTACAATTTTACGGTTGTCGACTATGAAGTTTACACGTTGGTCACAAATACAACAGCTGCTGGTGGTGTGGGCGGCAGTAGCACAGGAAATAATGGCAACAATAGCGTTTCGGGCAATAAcgctagcaacaacaataataataacacatCCTATAGTAATACtggcaataacaataataacggCAATTTGTCAGCAAATGTTGTTGGCGGTGGCAATGCTGCAGGTGTCGGAGGAAACAGCAGTGGTAGTGGCGGCGCTGCCAGCGGCGGCTTGCACAAACCAAAATATGAGAGATATTGA
- the LOC120778752 gene encoding probable small nuclear ribonucleoprotein E codes for MSFKGNTKVQKVMVQPINLIFRYLQNRSRVQVWLYENVSLRIEGHIVGFDEYMNLVLDDAEEVWVKTRTRKNLGRIMLKGDNITLIQNVSPSKD; via the coding sequence ATGTCTTTCAAAGGCAATACAAAGGTCCAAAAGGTGATGGTACAACCCATCAATCTGATCTTTCGTTATCTGCAGAATCGTTCGCGCGTACAAGTATGGCTTTATGAAAACGTTTCGCTGCGCATCGAGGGACACATTGTTGGTTTCGATGAATATATGAATCTGGTGCTGGACGATGCCGAGGAAGTTTGGGTGAAGACGCGTACACGCAAGAATCTTGGACGCATCATGCTGAAGGGTGATAACATAACATTGATACAGAATGTAAGCCCGTCAAAAGACTAA